A single genomic interval of Hevea brasiliensis isolate MT/VB/25A 57/8 chromosome 4, ASM3005281v1, whole genome shotgun sequence harbors:
- the LOC110655224 gene encoding peroxiredoxin-2F, mitochondrial, with the protein MVDALRIGGSSRSYAKLAVGIDIVSVAPDVSLQQARTWAEGVSSNFSTTALKEIFKGKKVVIFGLPGFVHNSMCLVTKTILLGAR; encoded by the exons ATGGTTGATGCTCTCCGAATCGGAGGGTCATCGAGGTCCTATGCAAAGCTTGCAGTGGGCATCGACATAGTCTCTGTTGCACCGGATGTTTCCCTCCAGCAAGCCCGGACCTGGGCAGAAGGTGTCTCATCAAATTTCTCCACCACTGCTTTAAAAGAGATTTTCAAG GGAAAGAAAGTTGTGATTTTTGGCCTCCCA GGGTTTGTTCACAACAGCATGTGCCTAGTTACAAAAACAATATTG CTTGGAGCTAGATAA
- the LOC110655223 gene encoding somatic embryogenesis receptor kinase 1 isoform X1 — MEERDHSVEQSVEAEIQGEAPALQNVSGSATPAPTPAPQFPAQFVQQMAAFFQQMARNVPPQAQMQAPVAQPELLARQYEKLMKFGATEFKGTVDPLEAEQWLEQMERVFRKLQCAEELKFEYSVSLLQGDAYEWWKTIPHSLVEPPVLTWSDFLREFRQKWVPDAYVDMKLQEFLSLKQGDRTIAEYERDFSRLSHYAGSLVSTPRDRCKRFESGLRSNLRMQVVGFKHQNFSELISQALELERIESEGAVKKGTQEKEKTEKTTDQTPESGSGKRKQSGGYSSCRSGRGRFSGQRPLRFGQQTRQASQGSLSVRQCETCGRTHGGVCFKAIVACYNCGGSGHFAKNCTSPRRSGPSATSEGSAQVSTPRGSQPVGRGRGRGRGPGNTSGSQSTINQPVPSGAPVRVYTMRQREEAETSDVVAAGDDPKVHPDPHGGPDADQLRRFSLEELQLATDYFSNENFLARGGFGKVYRGRLEDGSLVAVKRLENEPTPGGALQFQTTTEINMAVHRNILRLRGFCMTASERLLVYPCMTNGSVASHLRERPLSQPALNWPTRKRIALGSARGLSYLHDHCNPKIIHRDVKAANIFLDEEFEAVIGDFGLAILMDYNASHITTDVCGTVGHIAPEYLNTGICSEKTDVYGYGIMLLELISGQRAFDLAWVAAENDLFLLDWVKVLLRENRLKEMADPDLHGNYIEAEMKQLIQIALLCTRWSPLYRPKMSEVIRLLGGYGLEERWDEWQGMETPDQELRLALQPYYFNFDSTEHLPPIELSGPR, encoded by the exons atggaagaaagagatcattccgtggaacaatctgttgaggctgagattcaaggggaagccccagcactccagaacgtgagtgggtcagccactccagctcctactccagcaccgcagtttcctgctcagtttgtgcagcagatggctgcgtttttccaacaaatggcgagaaatgtgccaccccaagctcagatgcaagcacctgtagcacaacccgAGCTcttggctcggcaatatgaaaaattaatgaaatttggggccaccgagtttaagggcactgtggatccactggaggcagaacagtggttagagcaaatggaacgggttttcagaaagctgcagtgtgcagaagaactgaagttcgagtactctgtttctttgttgcaaggggatgcatatgaatggtggaagaccattccccacagcttggttgagccacctgtgttgacctggtcagactttttgagggagtttcgacagaagtgggttcccgatgcttatgtagatatgaagttacaggaattcctaagtttgaaacaaggggatagaacaatagcagagtatgaacgggacttttcaaggctaagccactatgctggaagcttagtctccacccccagagacagatgtaaaaggtttgagtccgggttaaggtcgaatctgaggatgcaagttgtgggattcaaacaccagaatttttctgagctgatttcacaagccctggaactggaaaggatagaatcagaaggggcagtgaagaagggtacacaagagaaagagaaaactgaaaagactactgatcaaacacctgaaagtggttcagggaagaggaaacagtctggGGGATATAGCTCTtgcagatctggcagaggtagattctctggccaaagaccgcTCCGGTTTGGTCAGCAGACCCGACAAGCTTCTCAAGGAtctttatcagtccggcagtgtgaaacctgtggtagaacacacggtggggtgtgtttcaaggccatagttgcatgttataactgtggagggagcggacattttgctaagaattgtactagtccgcgccgatctggaccttctgctacatctgaaggatcagcccaagtttctacacctagagggtcacagccagttggtagaggtagaggcagaggtaggggtcctggtaacacttctggaagtcaaagcactattaaccagccagtacccagtggcgcaccagtcagagtgtataccatgcgtcaaagggaggaggctgaaacatcagacgtagtagctg CAGGAGATGATCCCAAAGTTCATCCTGATCCACATGGGGGTCCTGATGCAGACCAACTTAGGAGGTTTTCACTGGAGGAATTGCAACTGGCAACAGATTATTTCAGCAATGAAAACTTTCTGGCTAGAGGTGGATTTGGCAAGGTTTACAGGGGGCGTTTGGAAGATGGTTCACTTGTTGCAGTAAAAAGACTGGAAAATGAACCTACACCTGGTGGGGCACTTCAGTTTCAAACAACAACAGAGATCAACATGGCTGTGCATCGAAATATCCTTAGGCTACGTGGGTTTTGTATGACAGCTTCTGAAAGGCTACTTGTTTACCCCTGCATGACTAATGGGAGTGTTGCCTCACACTTAAGAG AGCGACCTCTATCACAGCCTGCACTCAATTGGCCTACAAGAAAGCGAATTGCATTAGGCTCTGCGAGGGGCCTTTCTTATTTGCATGATCACTGTAATCCAAAAATTATTCACCGCGATGTGAAAGCTGCAAATATTTTTTTGGATGAGGAGTTTGAAGCTGTTATTGGGGACTTTGGGCTGGCAATATTGATGGACTACAATGCTAGTCACATTACCACTGATGTATGTGGCACAGTAGGGCATATAGCTCCAGAATACCTCAATACTGGGATCTGTTCAGAGAAAACGGATGTTTATGGGTATGGAATTATGCTTCTGGAGCTAATTAGTGGACAAAGGGCTTTTGACCTTGCTTGGGTTGCAGCTGAAAATGATCTTTTTTTGCTTGACTGG GTAAAAGTTCTCCTGAGAGAGAACAGGTTAAAGGAGATGGCTGATCCCGATCTCCATGGCAATTACATAGAAGCTGAGATGAAGCAGCTAATCCAGATTGCATTGCTTTGCACACGGTGGTCACCATTGTACCGGCCGAAGATGTCAGAAGTGATTAGATTGCTTGGAGGTTATGGGTTGGAAGAGAGGTGGGATGAATGGCAGGGGATGGAGACACCTGACCAGGAGTTGAGACTGGCCCTTCAACCTTATTACTTTAATTTTGATTCAACAGAGCATCTGCCTCCAATTGAGTTATCTGGTCCAAGATGA
- the LOC110655223 gene encoding LRR receptor kinase BAK1 isoform X2, producing the protein MEERDHSVEQSVEAEIQGEAPALQNVSGSATPAPTPAPQFPAQFVQQMAAFFQQMARNVPPQAQMQAPVAQPELLARQYEKLMKFGATEFKGTVDPLEAEQWLEQMERVFRKLQCAEELKFEYSVSLLQGDAYEWWKTIPHSLVEPPVLTWSDFLREFRQKWVPDAYVDMKLQEFLSLKQGDRTIAEYERDFSRLSHYAGSLVSTPRDRCKRFESGLRSNLRMQVVGFKHQNFSELISQALELERIESEGAVKKGTQEKEKTEKTTDQTPESGSGKRKQSGGYSSCRSGRGRFSGQRPLRFGQQTRQASQGSLSVRQCETCGRTHGGVCFKAIVACYNCGGSGHFAKNCTSPRRSGPSATSEGSAQVSTPRGSQPVGRGRGRGRGPGNTSGSQSTINQPVPSGAPVRVYTMRQREEAETSDVVAGDDPKVHPDPHGGPDADQLRRFSLEELQLATDYFSNENFLARGGFGKVYRGRLEDGSLVAVKRLENEPTPGGALQFQTTTEINMAVHRNILRLRGFCMTASERLLVYPCMTNGSVASHLRERPLSQPALNWPTRKRIALGSARGLSYLHDHCNPKIIHRDVKAANIFLDEEFEAVIGDFGLAILMDYNASHITTDVCGTVGHIAPEYLNTGICSEKTDVYGYGIMLLELISGQRAFDLAWVAAENDLFLLDWVKVLLRENRLKEMADPDLHGNYIEAEMKQLIQIALLCTRWSPLYRPKMSEVIRLLGGYGLEERWDEWQGMETPDQELRLALQPYYFNFDSTEHLPPIELSGPR; encoded by the exons atggaagaaagagatcattccgtggaacaatctgttgaggctgagattcaaggggaagccccagcactccagaacgtgagtgggtcagccactccagctcctactccagcaccgcagtttcctgctcagtttgtgcagcagatggctgcgtttttccaacaaatggcgagaaatgtgccaccccaagctcagatgcaagcacctgtagcacaacccgAGCTcttggctcggcaatatgaaaaattaatgaaatttggggccaccgagtttaagggcactgtggatccactggaggcagaacagtggttagagcaaatggaacgggttttcagaaagctgcagtgtgcagaagaactgaagttcgagtactctgtttctttgttgcaaggggatgcatatgaatggtggaagaccattccccacagcttggttgagccacctgtgttgacctggtcagactttttgagggagtttcgacagaagtgggttcccgatgcttatgtagatatgaagttacaggaattcctaagtttgaaacaaggggatagaacaatagcagagtatgaacgggacttttcaaggctaagccactatgctggaagcttagtctccacccccagagacagatgtaaaaggtttgagtccgggttaaggtcgaatctgaggatgcaagttgtgggattcaaacaccagaatttttctgagctgatttcacaagccctggaactggaaaggatagaatcagaaggggcagtgaagaagggtacacaagagaaagagaaaactgaaaagactactgatcaaacacctgaaagtggttcagggaagaggaaacagtctggGGGATATAGCTCTtgcagatctggcagaggtagattctctggccaaagaccgcTCCGGTTTGGTCAGCAGACCCGACAAGCTTCTCAAGGAtctttatcagtccggcagtgtgaaacctgtggtagaacacacggtggggtgtgtttcaaggccatagttgcatgttataactgtggagggagcggacattttgctaagaattgtactagtccgcgccgatctggaccttctgctacatctgaaggatcagcccaagtttctacacctagagggtcacagccagttggtagaggtagaggcagaggtaggggtcctggtaacacttctggaagtcaaagcactattaaccagccagtacccagtggcgcaccagtcagagtgtataccatgcgtcaaagggaggaggctgaaacatcagacgtagtagctg GAGATGATCCCAAAGTTCATCCTGATCCACATGGGGGTCCTGATGCAGACCAACTTAGGAGGTTTTCACTGGAGGAATTGCAACTGGCAACAGATTATTTCAGCAATGAAAACTTTCTGGCTAGAGGTGGATTTGGCAAGGTTTACAGGGGGCGTTTGGAAGATGGTTCACTTGTTGCAGTAAAAAGACTGGAAAATGAACCTACACCTGGTGGGGCACTTCAGTTTCAAACAACAACAGAGATCAACATGGCTGTGCATCGAAATATCCTTAGGCTACGTGGGTTTTGTATGACAGCTTCTGAAAGGCTACTTGTTTACCCCTGCATGACTAATGGGAGTGTTGCCTCACACTTAAGAG AGCGACCTCTATCACAGCCTGCACTCAATTGGCCTACAAGAAAGCGAATTGCATTAGGCTCTGCGAGGGGCCTTTCTTATTTGCATGATCACTGTAATCCAAAAATTATTCACCGCGATGTGAAAGCTGCAAATATTTTTTTGGATGAGGAGTTTGAAGCTGTTATTGGGGACTTTGGGCTGGCAATATTGATGGACTACAATGCTAGTCACATTACCACTGATGTATGTGGCACAGTAGGGCATATAGCTCCAGAATACCTCAATACTGGGATCTGTTCAGAGAAAACGGATGTTTATGGGTATGGAATTATGCTTCTGGAGCTAATTAGTGGACAAAGGGCTTTTGACCTTGCTTGGGTTGCAGCTGAAAATGATCTTTTTTTGCTTGACTGG GTAAAAGTTCTCCTGAGAGAGAACAGGTTAAAGGAGATGGCTGATCCCGATCTCCATGGCAATTACATAGAAGCTGAGATGAAGCAGCTAATCCAGATTGCATTGCTTTGCACACGGTGGTCACCATTGTACCGGCCGAAGATGTCAGAAGTGATTAGATTGCTTGGAGGTTATGGGTTGGAAGAGAGGTGGGATGAATGGCAGGGGATGGAGACACCTGACCAGGAGTTGAGACTGGCCCTTCAACCTTATTACTTTAATTTTGATTCAACAGAGCATCTGCCTCCAATTGAGTTATCTGGTCCAAGATGA